From the genome of Ananas comosus cultivar F153 linkage group 16, ASM154086v1, whole genome shotgun sequence, one region includes:
- the LOC109722014 gene encoding probable WRKY transcription factor 71 has protein sequence MSQERGELYHHQHGHLFLNEMINSGGDLSCFFSHHEAMSVADAAPFAGFADYDYGAALSRAAFGDVRCDELGLFDAPPAKPELLIDVDAAIDYGAVVGRRHGLDVSIGGGGGGGDGGTGPVTPNSSVSSSSSEAGGDEESGGRSKKDRIKEEEEEGGEEKQLQARGSDDQGGEKSKKLVKAKNKGEKRQREPRFAFMTKSEVDHLEDGYRWRKYGQKAVKNSPYPRSYYRCTTQKCSVKKRVERSHEDPSIVITTYEGRHTHQSPANLRGSSHFLAPSPSFRAQEFLNPSSHHHMSTNPTMYLPISLPPPLQQLQVLPDYGLLQDIIPSFIHQNQP, from the exons ATGTCacaagagagaggagagctctACCACCACCAACATGGTCACCTCTTTCTCAATGAGATGATCAATAGTGGTGGCGACCTCTCGTGCTTCTTCTCGCACCACGAGGCGATGTCGGTGGCCGACGCGGCGCCGTTCGCGGGGTTCGCCGACTACGACTACGGCGCTGCGCTGTCGCGGGCCGCCTTCGGCGACGTGCGGTGCGACGAGCTCGGGCTCTTCGACGCCCCGCCCGCGAAGCCCGAATTGCTCATCGACGTCGACGCTGCGATTGACTACGGCGCTGTTGTCGGTCGACGTCACGGTTTGGATGTTTCGATAGgggggggtggtggtggtggcgacGGGGGGACCGGCCCGGTGACGCCGAATTCGTCggtgtcgtcgtcgtcgtcggaggcgggcGGAGACGAGGAGTCCGGGGGACGGAGCAAGAAGGATCGGataaaggaggaagaagaggaaggtgGGGAGGAGAAGCAACTACAAGCTAGAGGAAGTGATGATCAGGGAGGTGAAAAGTCTAAGAAACTAGT GAAAGCAAAAAACAAGGGGGAGAAGAGGCAAAGGGAACCTCGCTTCGCTTTCATGACGAAAAGCGAGGTCGACCATCTGGAAGACGGATATCGGTGGAGGAAGTATGGCCAGAAGGCGGTCAAGAATAGCCCTTATCCAAG GAGCTACTATCGGTGCACGACGCAGAAGTGCTCGGTGAAGAAGAGGGTGGAGCGGTCGCACGAGGACCCGAGCATCGTGATCACGACGTACGAGGGCCGGCACACGCACCAGAGCCCCGCGAACCTCCGAGGGAGCTCGCACTTCCTGGCGCCGTCGCCGAGCTTTCGGGCCCAGGAGTTTCTTAACCCTAGCAGCCACCACCACATGAGCACAAACCCTACCATGTACCTGCCAATTAGCCTACCCCCTCCTCTCCAGCAGCTCCAAGTACTCCCTGACTATGGTCTCCTTCAGGACATCATCCCCTCCTTCATTCACCAAAATCAACCATGA